A stretch of the Archangium violaceum genome encodes the following:
- a CDS encoding SIR2 family NAD-dependent protein deacylase: MTRMRQELRRAADVLRSAQALLIGAGAGMGVDSGLPDFRGNEGFWRAYPAYGKLGLDFSSLANPQWFEREPELAWGFYGHRLGLYRATAPHPGFALLRSWGSRMKHGASVFTSNVDGHFQKAGFPEERLFEIHGSIHFVQCLGSCTDVVSADAYSVDVDPETFRARPPLPVCSRCGSLVRPNILMFNDWDWNDSRSQAQERRLTRWLDAVAPGTLAVVECGAGTAIPSVRRFCERMAASRGTLIRINVREPQVPTGGISLPLRALEALRGIDEELARG; the protein is encoded by the coding sequence ATGACCCGGATGCGCCAGGAGCTTCGCCGTGCCGCCGACGTGCTGCGTTCCGCCCAGGCCCTCCTCATCGGAGCGGGGGCCGGCATGGGCGTGGACTCGGGCCTGCCCGACTTCCGTGGCAACGAGGGCTTCTGGCGCGCCTACCCCGCCTACGGGAAGCTCGGGCTCGATTTCTCCTCCCTGGCCAACCCCCAGTGGTTCGAGAGGGAGCCCGAGCTCGCCTGGGGGTTCTACGGCCATCGGCTCGGGCTGTACCGCGCGACGGCTCCCCACCCGGGCTTCGCGCTGCTGCGCTCCTGGGGCTCGCGCATGAAGCACGGCGCCTCCGTCTTCACCTCCAACGTCGACGGCCACTTCCAGAAGGCCGGGTTCCCGGAGGAGCGTCTCTTCGAAATCCACGGCTCCATCCACTTCGTGCAGTGTCTCGGCTCCTGCACGGACGTCGTTTCCGCCGATGCGTACTCCGTGGACGTGGACCCGGAGACCTTTCGCGCCAGGCCGCCGCTTCCCGTCTGCTCCCGCTGCGGCTCGCTCGTGCGGCCCAACATCCTCATGTTCAACGACTGGGATTGGAACGACTCGCGCAGCCAGGCTCAGGAGCGGCGCCTCACGCGGTGGTTGGACGCGGTGGCGCCTGGCACGCTGGCCGTCGTCGAGTGCGGCGCGGGCACCGCCATCCCTTCCGTGCGGCGTTTCTGTGAGCGCATGGCCGCGAGCCGGGGCACGTTGATTCGCATCAACGTGCGCGAGCCCCAGGTTCCTACCGGCGGCATCAGTTTGCCCCTGCGGGCGCTGGAGGCTCTGCGGGGCATCGATGAGGAACTGGCCCGGGGGTGA
- a CDS encoding COX15/CtaA family protein: MSPSASSRAYRVFSWFTLAFSLLVVLWGAYVRATGSGAGCGDHWPVCNGEVVPRAPSVQTLIEYTHRLTSGLVMVFAVVLCVWGLKAHAKGHPVRTGAVLSLVFMVTEAALGAGLVLFKMVADNESIARAWWMGAHLINTFLLVGAMTLTCWWAGGGERLTWRRQGLTGWLVVGSVVGLLTLGVSGAIAALGDTLYPATSLAEGLRQDVSPTAHILLRLRILHPVLAVLVGALVVFSAGMVARQRPSPAVRRSAMQLGMLYALQLVAGMVNVALLAPVWMQLVHLLLADAVWIVLVRLSAASLALGAPRTDVKLKSELSLS, from the coding sequence ATGAGTCCTTCCGCCTCCTCCCGTGCCTACCGCGTCTTCAGCTGGTTCACCCTCGCCTTCTCGCTGCTGGTGGTGCTGTGGGGCGCGTACGTGCGAGCCACGGGCTCGGGAGCGGGGTGCGGAGACCACTGGCCGGTGTGCAATGGCGAGGTGGTGCCGCGCGCGCCGAGCGTGCAGACGCTCATCGAGTACACGCACCGGCTGACGAGCGGGCTGGTGATGGTGTTCGCGGTGGTGCTGTGTGTGTGGGGGCTGAAGGCCCACGCGAAGGGGCACCCGGTGCGCACGGGGGCGGTACTCTCGCTCGTCTTCATGGTGACGGAGGCGGCGCTGGGCGCGGGGCTGGTGCTCTTCAAGATGGTGGCGGACAACGAGTCCATCGCGCGGGCCTGGTGGATGGGGGCGCACCTCATCAACACGTTCCTGCTGGTGGGCGCGATGACGCTGACGTGCTGGTGGGCGGGAGGCGGGGAGCGGCTGACGTGGCGGCGGCAGGGGCTGACGGGCTGGCTGGTGGTGGGGAGCGTGGTGGGGCTGCTGACGTTGGGGGTGAGCGGGGCCATCGCCGCGCTGGGCGACACGCTCTACCCGGCCACGAGCCTGGCGGAGGGACTGAGACAGGACGTATCCCCCACGGCGCACATCCTGCTGCGGCTGCGGATACTGCACCCGGTGCTGGCGGTGCTGGTGGGAGCGCTGGTGGTGTTCTCGGCGGGGATGGTGGCGAGGCAGCGTCCGTCGCCAGCGGTGAGGAGGTCGGCGATGCAGCTGGGCATGCTGTACGCGCTGCAACTGGTGGCGGGGATGGTGAACGTGGCGCTGCTGGCGCCGGTGTGGATGCAGCTGGTGCACCTGCTGTTGGCGGACGCGGTGTGGATCGTCCTGGTGAGGCTGAGCGCGGCGAGCCTCGCCCTGGGAGCACCGAGAACGGACGTAAAACTGAAGTCCGAGCTCTCCCTGTCCTGA